A window from Ignavibacteriota bacterium encodes these proteins:
- a CDS encoding lamin tail domain-containing protein, with the protein MEIYNRGKSSVNLNNFKFSGDINFTFENATIASGEYLIVAKNKNVYEGNNYKVFQWHNGNLKNFLGNISLFDNYDNIIDFVNYDNKYWWPQEPNGKGPSLELQNISYENMVSKNWKSSNSVGGSPGKSNNSNLLSNIFINEFLTSNDNFNKDEFNEFDDWIEIFNNNDFPINIGGMYITDNFNNLCKFQISYNSTEATIIPAKKHIILWADEQAEQGIFHLNFKLDKDGEEIALVQVIDNDTLFIDSLTYSEQTNNISFGRFPDGTNNWQFINFPTPADSNKNITDIDDEKKLSTTFSLSQNYPNPFNPTTTIEYSIPQSVMLNSFQHLNNSEIPNQVRDDNVKLIVYDILGREVATLVNQKQKPGNYKIDFDANQLSSGIYLYQLKSGTFIQTKKMIVLK; encoded by the coding sequence GTGGAAATTTATAACAGAGGAAAATCTTCTGTAAATTTAAATAACTTTAAATTTTCCGGAGATATAAATTTCACTTTTGAAAATGCAACTATTGCTTCCGGTGAATATTTAATAGTTGCAAAAAATAAAAATGTATATGAAGGAAATAATTATAAAGTATTCCAATGGCATAATGGAAATTTGAAAAATTTTCTTGGCAATATTTCACTTTTTGATAATTACGATAACATTATTGATTTTGTAAATTATGACAATAAATATTGGTGGCCTCAAGAACCAAATGGGAAAGGACCTTCACTGGAATTGCAAAATATTTCATATGAAAATATGGTTTCGAAAAATTGGAAAAGCAGCAACAGCGTTGGTGGATCGCCTGGAAAATCTAATAACTCAAATCTGCTTAGCAATATTTTTATTAACGAATTTTTAACAAGCAATGATAATTTTAATAAAGATGAATTCAATGAATTTGACGACTGGATAGAAATTTTTAACAATAATGATTTCCCAATAAATATTGGCGGAATGTATATTACTGATAATTTTAATAATCTTTGTAAATTCCAAATTTCGTACAATTCAACAGAAGCAACAATAATTCCCGCAAAAAAACATATTATACTTTGGGCAGATGAACAAGCCGAACAAGGAATTTTTCATTTAAATTTTAAACTTGATAAAGATGGTGAAGAAATTGCATTAGTTCAAGTAATTGATAATGATACTTTGTTTATTGATTCGCTGACTTATTCAGAACAGACAAACAATATTTCTTTTGGAAGATTTCCGGATGGAACAAATAATTGGCAGTTTATTAATTTTCCAACTCCGGCGGACAGCAATAAAAATATTACTGATATTGATGATGAAAAAAAATTATCGACAACATTTTCTCTTTCACAAAATTACCCAAATCCATTTAACCCAACTACAACAATAGAATATAGTATTCCGCAATCTGTCATGCTGAATTCATTTCAGCATCTTAATAATTCTGAGATCCCAAATCAAGTTCGGGATGACAATGTAAAATTAATTGTGTATGATATTTTAGGAAGAGAAGTTGCAACTTTAGTTAATCAAAAACAAAAACCCGGAAATTACAAAATTGATTTTGATGCAAACCAATTATCAAGTGGAATTTATTTGTATCAATTAAAATCCGGGACTTTTATTCAAACTAAGAAAATGATAGTTTTAAAATAA
- a CDS encoding TlpA family protein disulfide reductase: MKIKFAILGLIFCSEIIFAQNKIDFTAQTLENKNIKFSEILKDSPTLISFWALWCKPCRTEMKYLEDYFEKYKSKGFNIIGINQDSPRSLAKVKSFVATHKVSFPIVLDPNQEIFQKFNGQSIPLTVLFNKNGEIVYSHIGYLPGDEIKLEKEIIKLLEN, encoded by the coding sequence ATGAAAATAAAATTTGCTATACTTGGTTTAATTTTTTGTTCAGAAATAATTTTTGCGCAAAACAAAATTGATTTTACTGCCCAAACTTTAGAAAATAAAAACATAAAATTTTCTGAAATTTTAAAAGACTCACCAACACTTATAAGTTTTTGGGCTTTGTGGTGCAAGCCTTGCAGAACTGAAATGAAATATCTTGAAGATTATTTCGAAAAATATAAAAGTAAAGGTTTTAATATAATTGGAATAAATCAAGATTCGCCAAGAAGTTTGGCAAAAGTAAAATCTTTTGTTGCTACACACAAAGTTTCATTCCCTATTGTGCTTGATCCAAATCAAGAAATTTTTCAAAAATTTAATGGTCAATCAATTCCGTTAACAGTTTTATTTAACAAAAATGGCGAAATTGTCTATTCCCACATTGGCTATTTGCCCGGCGATGAAATTAAACTTGAAAAAGAGATTATTAAATTATTGGAGAATTAA
- a CDS encoding CotH kinase family protein, with amino-acid sequence MKIIFKYFLIILFVFTNKNLTQQNPKIFINEILASNVSVDADIVDFDDYSDWIEIYNDEIFDVDISGFYLTDNFNNPTKWEIPSGTIINAKGFLRFWADGFDNYPGQTFRRDYYPYDYFTTKYYHLNFSLSRSSEEIGFFSPDTILVDSVSYNLQLQDISMGRKPDGSSNWFYFGEPTPKASNITEGILNTNYSAEPNISLESGNYNSPQNVSITSTNTNSLIKFTLDGSSPTSNSETYISPILIDKNSVLKVRVFEENKLPSKIITKSYFVNENFSIPVISLSTEPSILFDNSFGIYSNNFKEREIPISIDLIEPNGNLGISLNAGLRLTGQASLFYPQKSFTISADNRFGFDEIDYKFFSERNYTIFNSIYLRNAGVPDNRSTFFRDALQHSLVINKIDIDCQAYQPSLVFINGNYWGIYNIREKIDNNYLFALHNVNPENIDLLEYNGNSIPEVMEGDADNYNSFYSFIENSDLTIEENYNTVTNWMDIDEYINYQISEIFFDNVFWPEQNMRMWREKKDGAKWRWILHDLDFGFGMPNQRSIGYANNSLKLATSTKINNEFTPPMWSTLIFRKLLTNNDFKTIFIQRFSSYLNSIFHQDTILSNIDKLRNAIAPEMPKHISRWRNGEYYYGNPIQSLSEWQSNINVMKEFGENRQFHQRQQIIDFFNLSGLSIVTINFENENLGNVLINSVETVYKSSTNIYFKDIPIELKAVPDVGLKFVKWIGVAQELENQNPLIFPIVEDSLNISAQFEPISINTIPNVISSNTTLSFTNSPYYALGNIKVDSNVTLTIESGAEILMPENSKILLNGCLLINGTEENPVIIKTNESSNNWGALCIVNSTDSSIIKNLKIIGATKGFDNSRDRAAISTYNSNVYLEGITVENVQAPIFSQYGNITIKNSKLNTEYSGDLINIKKANFALVENCELIGNDQFDSDGIDYDEINSGIIRNNKIYNIYGFNSDAIDLGEGAKNILIENNIIFNVNDKGVSIGNSSSGIIKRNVIANCGMGIGIKDHNSYGYSLNNTFYGNQYAVACFEKNIGEGGGNADVINCILADSKTSAILIDELSNINISYSLSNTEELTGINNLKLNQNLLIIYFYQ; translated from the coding sequence ATGAAAATTATATTTAAATACTTTCTTATTATTCTATTTGTATTTACAAATAAAAATTTAACTCAGCAAAATCCTAAAATATTTATTAACGAAATTCTTGCATCGAATGTTTCTGTTGATGCGGATATTGTTGACTTTGACGACTATTCAGATTGGATTGAAATTTATAATGATGAAATTTTTGATGTTGACATTTCCGGATTTTATTTAACCGATAATTTTAATAATCCAACTAAATGGGAAATTCCTTCCGGAACAATCATTAATGCAAAAGGTTTTTTAAGATTTTGGGCAGATGGATTTGATAATTATCCCGGACAAACTTTCAGACGAGATTATTATCCTTATGATTATTTTACAACAAAATATTATCATTTAAATTTTAGTTTAAGCAGATCATCGGAAGAAATAGGATTTTTCTCCCCAGATACAATTCTTGTCGATTCAGTTTCATATAATTTACAGTTGCAAGATATTTCAATGGGAAGAAAACCCGATGGTTCATCCAACTGGTTTTATTTTGGTGAGCCGACACCAAAGGCTTCGAATATTACTGAAGGAATATTAAATACAAATTATTCTGCTGAACCAAACATTTCGTTAGAAAGCGGAAATTATAATTCACCACAAAATGTTTCAATCACTTCAACCAATACAAATTCGTTAATAAAATTTACTTTGGATGGTTCAAGTCCAACGAGCAATTCCGAGACTTATATAAGCCCAATTTTAATTGATAAAAATTCAGTTTTGAAAGTAAGAGTTTTCGAAGAAAATAAACTTCCAAGTAAAATAATTACCAAATCATATTTTGTAAATGAAAATTTTTCTATTCCGGTAATTTCGTTATCAACAGAACCAAGTATTTTATTTGATAATTCATTTGGAATTTATTCTAATAATTTCAAAGAAAGAGAAATTCCTATTAGTATTGATTTAATTGAGCCAAATGGAAATTTGGGAATAAGTTTAAATGCCGGATTAAGATTAACGGGACAAGCTTCTTTATTCTATCCGCAAAAATCATTTACAATTTCTGCTGATAACAGATTCGGTTTTGATGAAATTGATTACAAATTTTTTAGTGAAAGAAATTACACAATTTTTAATTCCATTTATTTAAGAAATGCTGGTGTGCCGGATAATCGTTCAACATTTTTTAGAGATGCACTTCAGCACAGTTTAGTGATAAATAAAATTGATATTGACTGCCAAGCTTACCAACCTTCGCTGGTTTTTATTAACGGAAACTATTGGGGAATTTATAATATCAGAGAAAAAATTGATAATAATTATTTATTTGCACTTCACAATGTAAACCCGGAAAACATAGATTTGCTAGAATATAACGGTAATTCAATTCCCGAAGTTATGGAAGGCGATGCAGATAATTATAATTCATTTTATTCATTTATTGAAAATTCCGATTTAACAATTGAGGAAAATTATAACACTGTTACGAACTGGATGGATATTGATGAATATATAAATTATCAAATAAGCGAAATATTTTTTGATAATGTTTTTTGGCCCGAACAAAATATGAGAATGTGGCGTGAGAAAAAAGACGGCGCTAAATGGCGATGGATATTGCACGATCTTGATTTTGGCTTTGGAATGCCGAATCAGCGTTCAATCGGTTATGCAAATAATTCTTTAAAATTAGCAACTTCAACAAAAATTAATAATGAATTCACTCCTCCGATGTGGTCAACTTTAATTTTTAGAAAACTTCTTACAAATAATGATTTTAAAACAATATTCATTCAAAGATTTTCAAGTTATTTAAATTCAATATTTCACCAAGATACAATTCTTTCAAATATTGATAAGCTCAGAAATGCAATTGCTCCAGAAATGCCAAAGCATATTAGTCGATGGAGAAACGGCGAATACTATTACGGAAATCCAATTCAAAGTTTATCTGAATGGCAAAGTAATATAAATGTAATGAAAGAATTTGGAGAGAATCGTCAATTCCATCAGCGCCAGCAAATAATTGATTTTTTTAATTTATCGGGTTTGTCAATTGTTACAATCAATTTTGAAAATGAAAACTTGGGAAATGTCTTAATTAATTCTGTTGAAACAGTTTACAAAAGTTCAACAAATATTTATTTCAAGGATATTCCGATTGAATTAAAAGCTGTTCCAGATGTTGGACTTAAATTTGTAAAATGGATTGGTGTTGCTCAAGAATTAGAAAATCAAAATCCATTAATTTTTCCAATTGTCGAAGATTCACTAAACATATCTGCACAATTTGAACCAATTTCAATTAACACAATTCCAAATGTAATTTCATCTAATACCACATTGAGTTTTACAAATTCTCCTTATTATGCATTAGGAAATATTAAAGTAGATTCAAATGTTACACTAACAATAGAAAGTGGTGCAGAGATTTTAATGCCGGAAAATTCCAAAATTTTACTAAATGGTTGTTTATTAATTAACGGAACTGAAGAAAACCCAGTTATTATAAAAACTAACGAATCTTCAAATAATTGGGGTGCTTTGTGTATTGTTAATTCAACCGATTCATCAATTATTAAGAATCTTAAAATTATTGGAGCAACAAAAGGATTTGATAATTCAAGAGATAGAGCTGCTATATCTACTTATAATTCTAATGTTTATCTAGAAGGAATAACTGTTGAAAATGTTCAAGCTCCAATTTTTTCTCAATACGGCAATATTACAATAAAAAATTCTAAACTCAATACTGAATATTCGGGAGATTTAATAAATATCAAAAAAGCAAATTTTGCGCTTGTTGAAAATTGTGAACTTATCGGGAATGATCAATTTGATTCTGATGGAATTGATTATGATGAAATAAATTCGGGAATAATTAGAAATAATAAAATTTATAATATTTACGGCTTTAACAGCGATGCAATTGATTTGGGCGAAGGTGCAAAAAATATTTTAATTGAGAACAATATAATTTTTAATGTAAATGATAAAGGCGTATCGATAGGAAACAGTTCATCCGGAATAATTAAAAGAAATGTAATTGCAAATTGCGGAATGGGAATTGGAATAAAAGATCATAATTCATACGGATATAGTTTAAATAATACATTTTACGGAAATCAGTATGCTGTTGCATGTTTCGAAAAAAATATTGGTGAAGGCGGAGGAAATGCTGATGTTATTAATTGCATTCTTGCCGATAGCAAAACTTCAGCAATTTTAATTGATGAATTATCCAACATAAATATTTCTTATTCTCTTTCAAATACGGAAGAATTAACCGGAATAAATAATTTAAAGCTGAACCAAAATTTATTAATAATTTATTTTTATCAATAA
- a CDS encoding class I SAM-dependent methyltransferase, whose product MIKVILKPAREKSLLRKHPWVFSGAIEKVLGNPRNGETVEVFSSKNIWLGRGAFSIQSQIRVRIWTFDESEIIDRKFFESKIKSSFNLRNSIIEKNTNSFRIVNSESDNLPGIILDKYSEFLVLQFLSAGAEFWKSEIIEAVKNVIPTKGIFERSDVDVRKKEGLESKIGNLFGEEPPELIEMLENGIKIFVDVKKGHKTGFYLDQRDNRKIISEFTKEKNVLNCFSYSGGFSLYALITGANSVTNIDSSSDALKLLLKNIELNNFSKEKIKNVEGDVFKILRKYRDENNLFDLIILDPPKFIESKANIDKASRGYKDINMLAFKILNQGGVLFTFSCSGLMERELFQKIVSDAAIDAGRNVKIIKWLTQSEDHPVASNFPEGLYLKGLICYAE is encoded by the coding sequence ATGATAAAAGTAATTTTAAAACCGGCTCGAGAAAAATCACTTTTAAGGAAACATCCTTGGGTTTTTTCCGGAGCAATTGAAAAAGTTTTGGGAAATCCGCGAAACGGTGAAACTGTTGAAGTTTTTTCATCAAAAAATATTTGGTTGGGAAGAGGAGCTTTTTCAATTCAATCGCAAATTAGAGTTAGAATATGGACTTTTGATGAATCCGAAATTATTGATCGAAAATTTTTTGAATCAAAAATTAAATCCTCGTTTAATTTAAGAAATTCAATAATTGAAAAAAATACAAATTCGTTTAGAATAGTAAATTCAGAATCTGATAATTTGCCGGGAATAATTTTAGATAAATATTCTGAATTTTTAGTCTTACAATTTTTATCTGCCGGAGCAGAATTTTGGAAAAGTGAAATTATTGAAGCGGTAAAAAATGTAATTCCAACAAAAGGAATTTTTGAAAGATCAGATGTTGATGTTCGTAAAAAAGAGGGACTAGAATCTAAAATTGGAAATTTATTTGGCGAAGAACCTCCGGAATTAATTGAAATGTTAGAAAATGGAATTAAGATTTTTGTCGATGTTAAAAAGGGACATAAAACCGGTTTTTATTTAGATCAAAGAGATAACAGAAAAATAATTTCAGAATTTACCAAAGAAAAAAATGTTCTGAATTGTTTTTCATATTCCGGAGGATTTAGTCTTTATGCACTAATAACCGGGGCAAATTCAGTTACAAATATTGATTCGTCCTCTGATGCCTTGAAATTATTGTTGAAGAATATTGAGTTAAATAATTTTTCTAAAGAAAAAATTAAAAATGTAGAAGGAGATGTTTTCAAAATATTGAGAAAATATCGTGATGAAAACAATTTATTTGATTTGATAATTCTTGATCCGCCTAAATTTATTGAGTCCAAAGCAAATATTGATAAGGCGAGCAGAGGATATAAAGATATTAATATGCTTGCGTTTAAAATCTTAAATCAAGGTGGAGTTCTTTTTACGTTTTCTTGTTCGGGATTAATGGAAAGAGAATTGTTTCAAAAAATTGTTTCTGATGCTGCAATTGATGCGGGAAGAAATGTAAAAATTATTAAATGGCTTACGCAATCTGAAGATCATCCTGTTGCTTCAAATTTTCCGGAAGGATTATATTTGAAAGGATTGATTTGTTATGCTGAATAA